Proteins from a genomic interval of Ancylobacter polymorphus:
- a CDS encoding DUF1330 domain-containing protein has product MLNRVLLSAFLVGAVAAASMVEFVPAQAQTSAPPRAYYVADFELKDPEGIKPYAAGTPATLEPYGGRFVARGGRIAALEGQAPGARSVIIEFPSMEQALAWYNSDAYKALRPIRQKSGISRTFIIEALPN; this is encoded by the coding sequence ATGCTCAATCGTGTCCTTCTGTCAGCCTTCCTGGTCGGGGCCGTCGCGGCCGCCAGCATGGTGGAGTTCGTGCCCGCACAGGCCCAGACGTCTGCGCCTCCGCGTGCCTATTATGTCGCGGACTTCGAGTTGAAGGATCCCGAGGGCATCAAACCTTATGCCGCGGGTACTCCCGCTACCCTGGAGCCATATGGTGGCCGCTTTGTCGCACGCGGCGGCAGGATCGCGGCCCTTGAAGGACAGGCGCCTGGCGCCCGGAGCGTGATCATCGAGTTCCCGAGCATGGAGCAGGCCCTGGCATGGTACAACTCCGATGCCTACAAGGCACTGCGCCCGATCAGGCAGAAGTCGGGCATCTCCCGGACGTTCATCATCGAAGCTCTGCCGAATTGA
- the traA gene encoding Ti-type conjugative transfer relaxase TraA, with protein sequence MAITHFTPQLIGRGNGRSAVLSAAYRHCARMEYEAEARTVDYSNKRNLAHEEFLLPPDAPEWARALIADRSVAGAVEAFWNRVEVFETRADAQFAREFIIALPVELSKEQNIALMRQFVLEQVLARGQVADWVYHDEPGNPHVHLMTMLRPLTEDGFGPKRIPVIGEDGEVLRNKAGKIVYRLWSGEKAEFLEQRNGWLDLQNQHLALAGLEIRVDGRSYAERGIDLVPTTHIGVGAKAIQRKSREGEAVDLERLKLFEAQRTENRRRILNRPEIVLDLLSSEKSVFDQRDIAGVLHRYVDDAGTFQQLMARILQSPELLRIEREIVDFATGGRLPARYTTRELIRLEAGMARRAIWLSQQASHGLRERVLEQVFARHERLSEEQRTAIEHVTKSGGIAAVVGRAGAGKTTMMKAAREAWELGGYRVVGAALAGKAAEGLEKEAGIQSRTLASWELRWKEGRDTLDSKTVLVLDEAGMVASKQMARFVEAAVKAGAKLVLIGDPDQLQPIEAGAAFRAIVDRIGYAELETIYRQREQWMGAASMDLARGRIAEALSTYQHQGRVLGSVLKAEAIAGLIADWNRDYDPAKSSLILAHLRRDVRMLNTMAREKLVERGLVGEGHAFRTEDGVRKFDVGDQIVFLKNDSVLGVKNGMIGKVVEAAPNRIVAAIGDGDHRRQVTVDQHLYRNLDHGYATTIHKAQGATVDRVKVLASLSLDRHLTYVALTRHREDMALYYGRRSFAFNGGLAKVLSRRNAKETTLDYERGTLYRQALRFAENRGLHIVNVARTLLRDRVDWTVRQKQKFADLAQRLRGVGARLGLFDPRQTHSPKEAAAMVAGVTLFTKSIQDTVEEKLRADPAVTKQWDEVSTRFRYVFADPETAFRAMNFDAVLSDPASAKTALDRLVSEPQALGPLKGKTGLLAGKADREDRRVAELNVSALKRDIERYLNLREAAVQKLQTDEEALRQRVSIDIPALSPAAHRVLERVRDAIDRNDLPAAVGYAISNREVKGEIDGFNKAIAERFGERTLLTNAAREPSGKIFDKAADGLAPGERQKLAAAWPIMRTAQQLAAHERTAATLKQSESLRQTQRQTPVMKQ encoded by the coding sequence GTGGCGATCACGCATTTCACGCCCCAGCTCATCGGCCGCGGCAATGGCCGCAGCGCCGTGCTGTCGGCCGCGTATCGTCACTGCGCCCGCATGGAATACGAGGCAGAAGCGCGCACGGTCGATTATTCCAACAAGCGCAATCTCGCCCATGAGGAATTCCTGCTCCCGCCGGACGCACCGGAATGGGCGAGGGCGCTGATCGCCGACCGGTCGGTCGCCGGTGCGGTCGAGGCGTTCTGGAACCGGGTCGAAGTATTCGAGACGCGTGCGGACGCGCAGTTCGCCCGCGAGTTCATCATCGCGCTGCCTGTCGAGCTGTCGAAGGAGCAGAACATCGCGCTGATGCGGCAGTTCGTACTCGAGCAGGTGCTGGCGCGCGGACAGGTCGCGGATTGGGTCTATCACGACGAGCCGGGCAATCCGCACGTCCACCTGATGACGATGCTGCGCCCGTTGACCGAGGACGGCTTCGGCCCGAAGCGAATCCCCGTCATCGGTGAGGATGGCGAGGTCCTGCGCAACAAGGCGGGCAAGATCGTCTATCGGCTCTGGTCGGGCGAGAAGGCCGAGTTTCTCGAACAGCGCAATGGCTGGCTCGACCTGCAGAACCAGCATCTGGCGCTCGCCGGTCTGGAGATCCGCGTCGATGGGCGCTCCTATGCCGAGCGCGGCATCGACCTGGTGCCGACCACGCATATCGGCGTCGGCGCGAAAGCGATCCAGCGCAAGTCGCGCGAGGGCGAGGCGGTCGATCTCGAACGGCTGAAGCTGTTCGAAGCCCAGCGCACCGAAAACCGGCGGCGAATTCTAAACCGTCCGGAGATCGTGCTCGACCTATTGTCGTCGGAGAAAAGCGTCTTCGACCAGCGCGACATCGCCGGGGTGCTGCATCGCTATGTCGACGATGCCGGCACCTTCCAGCAGCTGATGGCGCGCATTCTCCAGAGCCCGGAGCTCCTGCGCATCGAGCGCGAGATCGTCGACTTCGCGACCGGGGGGAGACTGCCGGCGCGCTACACGACGCGCGAGCTCATCCGGCTGGAAGCGGGAATGGCGCGTCGCGCGATCTGGCTGTCGCAGCAGGCCTCGCACGGTCTTCGCGAGCGCGTGCTGGAGCAGGTGTTTGCCCGACATGAGCGGTTGTCCGAAGAGCAGCGCACGGCGATCGAGCATGTGACCAAATCGGGCGGAATCGCCGCCGTCGTCGGCCGGGCCGGCGCCGGCAAGACCACCATGATGAAAGCCGCGCGCGAGGCCTGGGAACTCGGCGGCTATCGCGTCGTCGGCGCAGCGCTCGCCGGCAAGGCGGCTGAGGGTCTGGAGAAGGAAGCCGGCATCCAGAGCCGCACGCTGGCGTCCTGGGAGCTGCGCTGGAAGGAGGGCAGGGACACGCTCGATTCCAAGACCGTCCTCGTGCTGGACGAAGCCGGCATGGTCGCCTCCAAGCAGATGGCCCGCTTCGTCGAAGCCGCGGTGAAGGCCGGTGCGAAACTGGTGCTGATCGGCGATCCCGACCAGTTGCAACCGATCGAGGCGGGCGCGGCGTTCCGCGCCATCGTCGACCGCATCGGCTATGCCGAACTCGAGACCATCTATCGCCAGCGCGAGCAATGGATGGGCGCCGCATCGATGGATCTGGCGCGTGGCCGGATCGCCGAGGCGCTCTCCACCTATCAGCATCAGGGCAGGGTACTGGGCTCGGTTCTGAAGGCCGAAGCGATCGCCGGCCTGATCGCGGATTGGAACCGCGACTACGATCCCGCCAAAAGCTCGCTGATCCTGGCGCATCTGCGTCGCGACGTGCGCATGCTGAACACGATGGCGCGCGAGAAGCTGGTCGAGCGCGGGCTCGTTGGCGAGGGTCACGCGTTCAGGACCGAGGACGGCGTCCGCAAATTCGATGTCGGCGACCAGATCGTCTTCCTGAAGAACGACAGCGTCCTCGGCGTGAAGAACGGCATGATCGGCAAGGTCGTCGAAGCCGCGCCGAACCGCATCGTCGCGGCGATCGGTGACGGTGATCATCGGCGTCAGGTCACGGTCGATCAGCACCTCTATCGCAATCTCGACCACGGCTATGCAACGACGATCCACAAGGCGCAGGGCGCCACCGTCGACCGCGTGAAAGTGCTCGCCTCGCTCTCGCTCGACCGCCACCTGACCTATGTCGCGCTGACCCGGCACCGTGAGGACATGGCGCTCTATTACGGGCGTCGCTCCTTCGCCTTCAATGGCGGCCTCGCCAAGGTCCTCTCCCGGCGCAATGCCAAGGAGACCACGCTCGATTACGAGCGCGGCACGCTCTACCGGCAGGCGCTTCGCTTCGCCGAGAACCGCGGCCTGCACATCGTCAATGTCGCCCGCACGCTGCTGCGCGATCGTGTCGACTGGACGGTCCGGCAGAAACAGAAGTTCGCCGATCTCGCCCAGCGCCTGCGCGGCGTCGGCGCGCGTCTCGGCCTGTTCGATCCCCGTCAGACACATAGCCCGAAGGAGGCCGCAGCGATGGTCGCCGGCGTCACCCTGTTTACCAAATCGATCCAGGACACGGTCGAGGAGAAGCTGCGCGCCGACCCTGCCGTCACCAAGCAGTGGGACGAGGTCTCGACCCGCTTCCGCTATGTCTTCGCCGATCCGGAAACGGCGTTCCGCGCCATGAATTTCGACGCGGTACTGTCGGATCCCGCTTCGGCGAAGACCGCGCTCGACCGGCTGGTGTCGGAGCCGCAGGCGCTCGGCCCTCTGAAGGGCAAGACCGGGCTCCTCGCCGGCAAGGCCGATCGCGAGGACCGCCGCGTCGCCGAGCTCAATGTCTCCGCGCTGAAGCGGGACATCGAACGCTATCTCAACCTGCGCGAGGCCGCCGTGCAGAAGCTCCAGACCGATGAGGAAGCGCTGCGCCAGCGCGTCTCGATCGACATCCCCGCCTTGTCGCCGGCGGCGCATCGTGTGCTGGAGCGGGTGCGCGACGCCATCGACCGCAACGACCTGCCGGCCGCGGTCGGCTATGCGATTTCCAACCGCGAGGTGAAGGGCGAGATCGACGGATTCAACAAAGCGATCGCGGAGCGGTTCGGCGAGCGCACGCTGCTGACCAATGCCGCCCGCGAACCCTCCGGCAAGATCTTCGACAAGGCGGCCGACGGGCTCGCCCCGGGCGAGCGGCAGAAGCTCGCCGCGGCCTGGCCGATCATGCGAACGGCGCAGCAGCTCGCTGCCCATGAGCGGACCGCCGCCACGTTGAAGCAGTCCGAGAGCCTGCGCCAGACGCAACGGCAAACCCCGGTGATGAAGCAGTGA
- a CDS encoding conjugal transfer protein TraB encodes MAWSAALIIIAALAGVIGWSGYPLTLPFAMLFPALWALAGSRTIASLVSAAYFLAASRGLPQGVANFYSSDLWPGLFLWLAASLSFVVVHTLLWTSRPGGWRAPRFLLASALMAVPPFGIVGWAHPLTAAGVLFPGWGWLGLAAAMVGLAVMTTRASRIAAIVLSGLWLWSAATWTAPPMPDGFRGVDFDMGQSLGRDGTLERQRDLIASVTRAGGQGARIVVLPESALGFWTPSVERLWREALANNDITVIAGAAVIDPQGYDNILVAISADNAGILYRERMPVPVSMWQPWPRLVGQAAGARAHLFANPTVELARRRIAPLICYEQLVVWPILQSMLQQPDAIVATGNGWWTAGTSIVAIQNASTIAWARLFAVPLVSAFNR; translated from the coding sequence ATGGCGTGGAGCGCGGCGCTGATCATCATTGCGGCCCTCGCTGGCGTCATCGGCTGGAGCGGGTATCCGCTGACGCTGCCGTTTGCGATGCTCTTCCCAGCACTGTGGGCTTTGGCGGGCAGCCGGACCATCGCGTCTCTGGTATCGGCTGCCTATTTCCTCGCGGCGTCGCGCGGCCTGCCGCAGGGCGTCGCCAACTTCTACAGCTCCGACCTGTGGCCGGGCCTCTTCCTCTGGCTCGCCGCTTCCTTGTCCTTCGTCGTCGTTCACACGCTGCTCTGGACGAGCCGACCGGGAGGGTGGAGGGCGCCGCGCTTTCTGCTGGCGTCCGCGCTGATGGCGGTGCCGCCGTTTGGAATCGTGGGTTGGGCGCACCCGCTAACGGCCGCCGGCGTGCTGTTTCCCGGATGGGGCTGGCTGGGGCTGGCGGCCGCCATGGTCGGGCTCGCCGTGATGACGACGCGGGCCTCGCGGATCGCGGCGATCGTGCTCAGCGGGCTCTGGCTGTGGTCGGCCGCGACATGGACGGCGCCGCCGATGCCGGACGGGTTTCGGGGCGTCGATTTCGATATGGGTCAGAGCCTCGGGCGCGATGGTACGCTTGAGCGCCAGCGCGACCTGATCGCTTCGGTCACGCGGGCTGGAGGGCAGGGCGCCAGGATCGTGGTGCTCCCTGAAAGTGCGCTCGGGTTCTGGACGCCGAGCGTCGAGCGGCTCTGGCGCGAAGCACTTGCGAACAACGACATCACGGTGATCGCGGGTGCCGCCGTCATCGACCCGCAGGGCTACGACAACATCCTGGTTGCGATCTCGGCGGACAACGCGGGAATCCTCTATCGCGAGCGCATGCCGGTTCCGGTCTCGATGTGGCAGCCCTGGCCCCGCCTGGTCGGGCAGGCCGCAGGCGCGCGGGCGCATCTCTTCGCCAACCCGACCGTCGAGCTCGCACGCCGGCGGATCGCGCCGCTGATCTGTTACGAGCAGCTCGTCGTCTGGCCCATCCTGCAGTCGATGCTGCAGCAGCCGGACGCGATCGTCGCGACCGGCAATGGCTGGTGGACCGCCGGGACCTCCATCGTGGCGATCCAGAATGCCAGCACGATCGCCTGGGCGCGTCTTTTCGCGGTGCCCCTCGTCAGCGCCTTCAACCGATGA
- a CDS encoding flavin monoamine oxidase family protein: MNTDIDIGIVGGGAAGIAAARRLAKSGFSILLLEASSRLGGRAWTSEVAGLPLDLGCGWLHSAERNPWTAVAEASGFVVDRREAAWSAQDDGLRPSPNELRAARQAFADWERRLPALVPASDCAADALVPGCEWNPYIRAICGFSNGVTPDHLSAGDYLAYDQACSYRNWRTPDGYGTLIASSLPSSVPVRLGTPVCAVAEHGHGVKITTARGSILARAVILTVSTAVLKSGAIDLPPALDPWRDAASLLPLGQDEKLFLKIDGETAFVSETHLFGDLYDSRTCAFYIRPFGWPIIEGYLGGDSARILARDGLVAGFDLAVEQLVKLVGSDIRSKLKPLAGSNWSNSDRIGGSYSCALPGHASARRQLARPWNGRIFFAGEATHVHDFSTAHGAHDSGLRAAEEAVAALERQRESVGG, encoded by the coding sequence ATGAACACTGACATCGATATCGGAATCGTCGGTGGCGGCGCCGCCGGCATCGCCGCGGCTCGGCGCCTGGCGAAGAGCGGATTCTCCATTCTTCTGCTCGAGGCCTCGTCTCGGCTCGGCGGCAGAGCTTGGACAAGCGAGGTTGCGGGGCTTCCCCTCGATCTCGGCTGCGGTTGGCTCCATTCGGCCGAGCGCAATCCATGGACCGCTGTCGCCGAAGCCAGCGGCTTTGTGGTGGATCGGCGCGAAGCTGCTTGGAGCGCTCAAGATGACGGTCTTCGGCCCTCTCCAAACGAGTTGCGCGCTGCAAGGCAGGCGTTCGCTGACTGGGAGAGGAGGCTTCCGGCACTGGTTCCGGCCAGCGACTGTGCGGCGGACGCCTTGGTGCCGGGTTGCGAATGGAACCCTTATATCCGGGCGATCTGTGGTTTCTCGAACGGCGTCACCCCGGATCATCTGTCTGCCGGGGATTACCTGGCTTATGATCAGGCTTGTTCCTATCGAAACTGGCGGACCCCCGACGGCTACGGGACCTTGATTGCGAGCAGCCTGCCGTCTTCCGTCCCGGTAAGACTGGGGACACCTGTTTGCGCGGTGGCAGAACATGGGCACGGCGTCAAAATCACCACGGCGCGCGGCAGCATCTTGGCGCGCGCTGTCATTCTCACCGTCTCGACCGCCGTGCTCAAGTCCGGCGCGATTGACCTGCCGCCGGCGCTCGATCCGTGGCGCGACGCCGCGAGCCTGTTGCCGCTAGGCCAGGATGAGAAGCTCTTTCTCAAGATCGACGGGGAGACGGCGTTCGTGTCTGAGACCCATTTGTTCGGCGATCTCTACGACAGCCGGACCTGCGCCTTCTATATTCGTCCGTTCGGCTGGCCGATCATCGAAGGCTATCTTGGCGGCGACAGCGCACGGATCCTCGCGCGGGACGGGCTTGTCGCCGGATTTGACCTAGCGGTCGAGCAGCTGGTGAAGCTTGTGGGATCGGATATCCGATCCAAGCTCAAACCCTTGGCCGGATCGAACTGGAGCAACTCGGATCGGATCGGCGGCTCCTACAGCTGCGCCTTACCCGGGCATGCAAGCGCGCGGCGTCAGCTGGCCCGGCCCTGGAATGGGCGCATCTTTTTCGCCGGAGAAGCGACGCATGTCCATGATTTCTCGACCGCCCACGGCGCGCACGATTCCGGGCTTCGCGCCGCAGAGGAAGCGGTCGCCGCGCTTGAACGGCAGCGTGAGTCCGTTGGTGGCTAG
- a CDS encoding TraH family protein, which translates to MVDVALIQQCADPGLKPAIVEKFIAKAGSPDPLAVTVWSGNRVVLVPRPSTPDEAMALVQQHVGKAVVRVGITQYPAGLGITDVSELKPDLVDACANIRMGTKLFAKVHRIVTKWYGNAVDEAFDDAIDAWKTGNFEGKAVFSEPDPGDVKLAVPVPAETYRNEAAIPEPVGPDRTEPVDPNKAGIRIDLSGIGGSRPKSD; encoded by the coding sequence ATGGTCGACGTCGCCCTCATCCAGCAATGCGCCGATCCCGGCCTGAAGCCGGCGATCGTCGAGAAGTTCATCGCAAAGGCAGGCTCGCCGGATCCGCTGGCCGTGACGGTCTGGTCCGGAAACCGCGTCGTGTTGGTGCCTCGGCCGAGCACGCCGGACGAAGCGATGGCTCTCGTGCAGCAGCATGTCGGCAAGGCCGTCGTACGCGTCGGGATCACGCAATATCCGGCGGGGCTCGGCATAACCGACGTCTCGGAGCTGAAGCCCGATCTAGTCGACGCCTGCGCCAACATCCGCATGGGCACGAAGCTCTTCGCCAAGGTCCACCGCATCGTCACCAAATGGTACGGCAACGCCGTCGACGAGGCCTTCGACGACGCGATTGATGCCTGGAAGACCGGGAATTTCGAGGGCAAGGCGGTATTCAGCGAACCCGATCCCGGCGATGTGAAACTCGCCGTGCCGGTGCCGGCGGAAACGTATCGAAACGAAGCGGCCATACCGGAACCGGTGGGACCGGATCGCACAGAACCTGTCGATCCGAATAAGGCGGGCATTCGCATCGATTTGTCCGGTATCGGGGGCAGCCGGCCGAAGTCCGATTGA
- the traF gene encoding conjugative transfer signal peptidase TraF: protein MLAGTGWFAGLRLNLTRSYPLGLWRIEPLDGPPAVGDLVFICPPDSAAFRLARERGYLGRGLCPGWFSPLIKTVAAAEGQTIAIGAGVAIDGRRLPHSDVRPADAAGRALTAFAGGPVSPGSLFLHSDFAGSYDSRYFGPIEASGVLGRAHPLLTFEP, encoded by the coding sequence ATGCTGGCCGGTACCGGCTGGTTTGCAGGCTTGCGCCTCAATCTCACGCGCAGCTATCCGCTCGGGCTCTGGCGGATCGAGCCGCTCGACGGACCGCCCGCTGTGGGCGATCTCGTCTTCATCTGCCCGCCGGACAGCGCCGCGTTTCGCCTGGCGCGCGAGCGCGGCTATCTCGGCCGCGGCCTCTGCCCAGGCTGGTTCAGTCCCCTGATCAAGACGGTGGCAGCGGCCGAGGGGCAAACGATCGCAATTGGCGCCGGCGTCGCGATCGACGGACGGCGGCTTCCTCATTCCGATGTTCGGCCAGCCGACGCCGCGGGCAGGGCGCTCACGGCCTTCGCGGGCGGGCCGGTCTCGCCCGGTTCCCTGTTCCTCCACTCCGATTTCGCAGGCTCCTATGACTCCCGGTATTTCGGGCCGATCGAGGCCAGCGGCGTCCTCGGCCGCGCCCACCCGCTCCTCACCTTCGAGCCGTGA